The following are encoded together in the Halomonas halophila genome:
- a CDS encoding exodeoxyribonuclease III: MKIATINVNGIREAVGRGFLDWLANQDADVVCVQNLKAKSFELDDSILYPEGYEGYFLDAEQDGFSGVGLYCRKIPKAIMYGLGFPQCDHEARFLQADYDRFSIASFLMPDGSDPAAKQAFMAQYQEYLSKMARKRREYIIAGTWHIAHKTIDLENWADNQTTPGFKPEERAWMDQVLGPTGFIDTFREINRDAGEYTWWPALDQDQPRERQEGWRVDYQLVGPNFRRHVVDAWIDYDATFSEYAPLIVEYDLPL; encoded by the coding sequence ATGAAAATCGCCACCATCAATGTGAACGGCATCCGAGAGGCGGTGGGTCGGGGCTTTCTCGACTGGCTGGCCAACCAGGATGCCGATGTCGTCTGCGTGCAGAATCTCAAGGCCAAGAGCTTCGAGCTCGACGACAGCATCCTCTATCCGGAGGGCTACGAGGGCTACTTCCTCGACGCCGAACAGGACGGCTTCTCGGGCGTCGGCCTGTACTGCCGCAAGATCCCCAAGGCGATCATGTATGGCCTCGGCTTCCCCCAGTGCGACCATGAGGCGCGCTTCCTGCAGGCCGACTACGACCGTTTCAGCATCGCCAGCTTCCTGATGCCCGACGGCAGCGATCCGGCCGCCAAGCAGGCCTTCATGGCCCAGTACCAGGAATACCTGTCGAAGATGGCGCGCAAGCGCCGCGAATACATCATCGCCGGCACCTGGCACATCGCCCACAAGACCATCGACCTGGAGAACTGGGCCGACAACCAGACGACCCCCGGCTTCAAGCCCGAGGAGCGCGCCTGGATGGATCAGGTGCTCGGCCCGACCGGCTTCATCGACACCTTCCGCGAGATCAACCGCGACGCCGGCGAGTACACCTGGTGGCCGGCGCTGGACCAGGACCAGCCCCGCGAACGCCAGGAAGGCTGGCGCGTCGACTACCAGCTGGTCGGCCCCAACTTCCGCCGCCACGTGGTGGACGCCTGGATCGACTACGACGCGACCTTCTCCGAGTACGCGCCGCTGATCGTCGAGTACGACCTGCCGCTGTAA
- the pyrE gene encoding orotate phosphoribosyltransferase gives MAASTLQPYQQAFIEFAIEQGVLRFGEFTLKSGRTSPYFFNAGLFKSGRALAQLGRFYAQAIADSGLETDVLFGPAYKGIPLAATTAVALADHHDRDLPYAFNRKEAKAHGEGGNIVGAALAGRILIIDDVITAGTAIREVMGLIEAAGAEAAGVVVALDRQERGGDDRDPRSAIQQVEAAYGMPVVSIVTLDMVLEYLEVHAGDELRGHAEAIRAYRDRYGVQNRS, from the coding sequence GTGGCCGCATCGACCCTGCAACCGTATCAGCAGGCCTTCATCGAGTTCGCCATCGAGCAGGGCGTGCTGCGCTTCGGCGAGTTCACCCTCAAGTCCGGGCGCACCAGCCCCTACTTCTTCAATGCCGGCCTGTTCAAGAGCGGTCGCGCCCTGGCGCAGCTGGGCCGCTTCTACGCCCAGGCCATCGCCGACAGCGGCCTCGAGACCGACGTGCTGTTCGGTCCGGCCTACAAGGGCATTCCCCTGGCCGCGACCACCGCGGTGGCGCTGGCGGATCATCATGACCGCGACCTGCCCTATGCGTTCAATCGCAAGGAGGCCAAGGCCCACGGTGAAGGCGGCAACATCGTCGGTGCGGCGCTTGCCGGCCGCATCCTGATCATCGACGACGTCATCACCGCCGGCACCGCGATCCGCGAGGTGATGGGGCTGATCGAGGCCGCCGGCGCCGAAGCCGCCGGCGTGGTGGTGGCCCTGGACCGCCAGGAGCGCGGCGGCGATGACCGCGATCCGCGCAGCGCCATCCAGCAGGTCGAGGCCGCCTACGGCATGCCGGTGGTGAGCATCGTCACCCTGGACATGGTGCTCGAGTACCTCGAGGTCCACGCCGGCGACGAACTGCGCGGCCACGCCGAGGCAATCCGCGCCTACCGCGATCGCTACGGCGTGCAGAACCGCTCCTGA
- the rep gene encoding DNA helicase Rep, whose product MTQSIASRIAKLNPRQQEAVRAIDGPCLVLAGAGSGKTSVITTKIAYLVQECGMSARRIAAVTFTNKAAREMKERVGSMLQGRQGHGLTVSTFHTLGLNIIRGELKALGYKPGFSLFDPEDAKALLRDLMNKDAHVDADQINQVQAAISNWKNDLVLPGQALSHADSEDELFAARVYEAYVRHLKAYNAVDFDDLILLPVTLLRDDPEALSRWRKRIHYMLVDEYQDTNVSQYQLVQLLMAERQTFTVVGDDDQSIYAWRGARPENLVTLGEDFPRLNVIKLEQNYRSTGTILRAANTLIANNPHVYEKTLWSDMGQGAAIRVVVNRHEEAEAERVASEILTRRIKERAEWRDFAVLYRGNFQARLLELKLQHYQIPYKLSGGTSFFSRNEIKDAMAYLRLLINPADDNAFLRIVNVPRREIGPSTLEKLANYATERGGSLFAACQELGLAELLPTRAVERLGRFTHFIEGVRRRMDGGDAIDAIRDMLREMDYEAWLYQNASAPTIAERRMANVWTLIDQLEKSMDRDPDEDTASTATETDGVEAAISRLVLRDILEQQAEEDDSDRVQLLTMHASKGLEFPHVYLMGLEEELLPHRNAIEVGTVEEERRLAYVGITRARRTLTMTLARQRKAYGELMDCTPSRFLDELPEDALEWEGRADREDPEKKQARGKDAIAGLRSLLN is encoded by the coding sequence ATGACCCAGAGCATCGCCAGCCGCATCGCCAAGCTCAACCCGCGCCAGCAGGAGGCGGTGCGCGCCATCGACGGGCCTTGCCTGGTGCTGGCCGGCGCCGGCTCGGGCAAGACCAGCGTGATCACCACCAAGATCGCCTACCTGGTGCAGGAGTGCGGAATGAGCGCCCGGCGCATCGCCGCGGTGACCTTCACCAACAAGGCCGCTCGCGAGATGAAGGAGCGGGTGGGCAGCATGCTCCAGGGTCGCCAGGGCCACGGCCTGACGGTGTCCACCTTCCACACCCTGGGCCTCAACATCATCCGTGGCGAGCTCAAGGCGCTGGGCTACAAGCCGGGCTTCTCGCTGTTCGACCCCGAGGACGCCAAGGCGCTGCTGCGTGACCTGATGAACAAGGATGCCCATGTCGACGCGGACCAGATCAACCAGGTCCAGGCGGCCATCTCCAACTGGAAGAACGACCTGGTGCTGCCCGGCCAGGCGCTGTCCCATGCCGATAGCGAGGACGAGCTGTTCGCCGCTCGGGTCTACGAGGCCTATGTGCGCCACCTCAAGGCCTACAACGCGGTGGATTTCGACGACCTGATCCTGCTGCCGGTGACGCTGCTGCGTGACGATCCGGAGGCACTCTCCCGGTGGCGCAAACGCATTCACTACATGCTGGTGGACGAGTACCAGGACACCAACGTCAGCCAGTACCAGCTGGTGCAGCTGCTGATGGCCGAGCGCCAGACCTTCACCGTGGTGGGCGACGACGACCAGTCGATCTACGCCTGGCGCGGCGCGCGGCCCGAGAACCTGGTGACCCTGGGCGAGGACTTCCCGCGCCTGAACGTGATCAAGCTCGAGCAGAACTACCGCTCCACCGGCACCATACTGCGCGCGGCGAACACCCTGATCGCCAACAACCCCCACGTCTACGAGAAGACCCTGTGGTCGGACATGGGGCAGGGCGCGGCGATCCGGGTGGTGGTCAATCGCCACGAGGAGGCCGAGGCCGAGCGGGTGGCCAGCGAGATCCTCACCCGGCGCATCAAGGAGCGCGCCGAGTGGCGCGACTTCGCGGTGCTCTACCGCGGCAACTTCCAGGCCCGGCTGCTGGAGCTCAAGCTGCAGCACTACCAGATTCCCTACAAGCTCTCCGGCGGCACCTCCTTCTTCTCTCGCAACGAGATCAAGGACGCGATGGCCTACCTGCGGCTGCTGATCAATCCGGCCGACGACAACGCCTTCCTGCGCATCGTCAACGTGCCGCGCCGCGAGATCGGCCCGAGCACCCTGGAGAAGCTCGCCAACTACGCCACCGAGCGCGGCGGTTCGCTGTTCGCCGCCTGCCAGGAGCTGGGGCTGGCCGAGCTGCTGCCGACCCGTGCGGTGGAGCGTCTGGGTCGCTTCACGCACTTTATCGAGGGCGTACGCCGGCGCATGGACGGCGGCGATGCCATCGACGCCATCCGCGACATGCTGCGCGAGATGGACTACGAGGCCTGGCTCTACCAGAACGCCAGCGCGCCGACCATCGCCGAGCGGCGCATGGCCAATGTCTGGACACTGATCGACCAGCTCGAGAAGTCCATGGATCGCGATCCCGACGAGGATACCGCCAGCACGGCCACCGAGACTGACGGCGTGGAGGCGGCGATCTCGCGGCTGGTGCTGCGCGACATCCTCGAACAGCAGGCCGAGGAGGACGACTCCGACCGCGTGCAGCTCTTGACCATGCACGCCTCCAAGGGCCTCGAGTTTCCCCACGTCTACCTGATGGGGCTGGAGGAGGAGCTGCTGCCGCACCGCAACGCCATCGAGGTCGGCACCGTCGAGGAGGAGCGACGACTGGCCTACGTGGGCATCACCCGGGCGCGGCGCACCCTGACCATGACCCTGGCGCGCCAGCGCAAGGCCTACGGCGAGCTGATGGACTGCACGCCGAGCCGCTTCCTCGACGAGCTGCCGGAAGATGCCCTGGAGTGGGAAGGCCGGGCCGACCGCGAGGATCCGGAGAAGAAGCAGGCCCGCGGCAAGGACGCCATCGCCGGGCTGCGCTCGCTGCTGAACTGA
- a CDS encoding sulfite exporter TauE/SafE family protein: protein MTLPDYSWLAWTLIVLSTYLTGVSKGGFAGGFGTLSVPLMALAIGPIEAAGLLLPLLLVMDALAVKAWWRHRDMAEVMRLLPGLAIGVAAATLVAGRLDEDHVRLLLGVISLLFVAYMVARPAASRPIRAFWAWPAAIATGITSFIAHAGAPPMNLYLVPRHLPKMTFIATTTLAFAAVNLMKLPPYLVLGEINLTSIGASLLLVPVAWAGVRSGLWLQHRVDERLFYRLVVLAMALVGVQLIVKALG, encoded by the coding sequence ATGACCCTGCCCGACTACTCCTGGCTCGCCTGGACGCTGATCGTGCTTTCCACTTATCTCACCGGCGTGTCCAAGGGCGGGTTCGCCGGCGGCTTCGGCACCCTCTCGGTGCCACTGATGGCGCTGGCCATCGGCCCCATCGAGGCGGCGGGATTGCTGCTGCCGCTGCTGCTGGTGATGGATGCGCTGGCGGTGAAGGCCTGGTGGCGACACCGGGACATGGCCGAGGTCATGCGGCTGCTGCCGGGGCTCGCCATCGGCGTGGCGGCGGCGACCCTGGTGGCGGGGCGACTGGACGAGGATCACGTGCGCCTGCTGCTCGGCGTGATCTCGCTGCTGTTCGTCGCCTACATGGTCGCCAGGCCCGCCGCGTCGCGGCCGATCCGCGCCTTCTGGGCCTGGCCGGCGGCGATCGCCACCGGCATCACCAGCTTCATCGCCCATGCCGGGGCGCCGCCGATGAACCTCTATCTGGTGCCGCGCCATCTGCCCAAGATGACCTTCATCGCCACCACCACCCTGGCGTTTGCCGCCGTCAACCTGATGAAGCTGCCGCCCTATCTGGTGCTCGGCGAGATCAACCTGACCAGCATCGGCGCCTCGCTGCTGCTGGTGCCGGTGGCCTGGGCCGGGGTTCGCAGCGGCCTGTGGCTGCAGCATCGGGTCGACGAGCGGCTCTTCTACCGGCTGGTGGTATTGGCCATGGCGCTCGTCGGCGTGCAGCTGATCGTCAAGGCGCTGGGGTAG
- a CDS encoding c-type cytochrome, with amino-acid sequence MNASKLIPMGLLFLGLMAASTAHAQQEADHEAIAERLAPVGQLCLEGEDCGTAMASANAGGASTAGDAIDGEGIYGSICMACHETGAAGSPVRGDEAAWAERTEKGFATLLDHAINGFNAMPARGGNPNLSDAEVRAAVAHLVEPVMDVPATDESAADAGDTAVAEGESTPTEETTGDDTAAAEGGPDGEALYASAPCAACHASGVAGAPVLGDAEAWGPRIDKGIETLYANAINGIGTMPPKGGAGLPDAEIKAIVDYMVSEAQ; translated from the coding sequence GTGAATGCCAGCAAGCTGATACCGATGGGCCTGCTTTTCCTCGGCCTCATGGCCGCCTCCACGGCCCACGCCCAGCAAGAGGCGGATCACGAGGCCATCGCCGAGCGCCTGGCCCCGGTCGGACAACTGTGCCTGGAAGGCGAGGACTGCGGCACCGCCATGGCCTCGGCCAACGCCGGAGGCGCGAGCACCGCCGGCGACGCGATCGACGGCGAGGGCATCTACGGCAGCATCTGCATGGCCTGCCACGAAACCGGCGCCGCCGGCTCGCCGGTACGCGGCGACGAGGCCGCCTGGGCCGAGCGCACCGAAAAGGGCTTCGCGACCCTGCTCGATCATGCCATCAACGGCTTCAACGCCATGCCGGCCCGCGGCGGCAACCCCAACCTCTCCGACGCGGAGGTCCGCGCCGCGGTCGCTCATCTGGTCGAGCCGGTGATGGACGTGCCGGCCACGGACGAATCCGCCGCCGATGCCGGCGACACCGCGGTCGCCGAGGGAGAGAGCACCCCCACGGAAGAGACCACCGGCGACGACACCGCCGCGGCCGAGGGCGGTCCGGACGGCGAGGCGCTCTATGCCAGCGCGCCTTGTGCGGCCTGCCATGCCAGCGGCGTCGCCGGCGCCCCGGTACTCGGCGACGCCGAGGCCTGGGGGCCGCGCATCGACAAGGGCATCGAGACCCTCTACGCCAACGCCATCAACGGCATCGGCACCATGCCGCCCAAGGGCGGGGCCGGCCTGCCCGACGCGGAGATCAAGGCCATCGTCGACTACATGGTCAGCGAGGCACAGTAA
- a CDS encoding YicC/YloC family endoribonuclease, translating to MVYSMTAFSRQDRDADWGRLQLELRSVNQRYLDPHFRLPEALRDLEPGFRDALRNRLARGKVECTLRFEPAERRAEASVDHAKLRALGAALSEVREAVPEASMPDALALLDHPGVLETPGLDLEAIKAEANALFEAALNDLIAGRAREGEQLAELIRERLIGIRAQIAEVRGLLPTILERQRTQLLERLAEMRTELEPQRLEAELVLLAQKADVAEELDRLETHVGEVERQLAQKGPIGRRLDFLMQELNREANTLSSKSVVAETTRCAVELKVLIEQMREQIQNIE from the coding sequence ATGGTGTACAGCATGACCGCCTTCTCGCGGCAGGATCGCGATGCCGACTGGGGACGGCTGCAACTGGAGCTGCGGTCGGTCAACCAGCGCTATCTGGACCCGCACTTCCGCCTGCCCGAGGCCCTGCGCGACCTGGAGCCCGGCTTCCGCGACGCGCTGCGAAACCGCCTGGCCCGCGGCAAGGTCGAGTGCACGCTGCGCTTCGAGCCCGCCGAGCGCCGCGCCGAGGCCAGCGTCGATCACGCCAAGCTTCGTGCCCTGGGCGCGGCGCTGAGCGAAGTACGCGAGGCCGTGCCCGAGGCATCGATGCCCGACGCCCTGGCGCTGCTCGACCACCCCGGCGTGCTCGAGACGCCCGGGCTCGACCTCGAGGCGATCAAGGCCGAGGCCAACGCCCTGTTCGAGGCGGCCCTGAACGACCTGATCGCCGGCCGCGCCCGGGAAGGCGAACAGCTCGCCGAGCTGATCCGCGAGCGGCTGATCGGCATCCGCGCGCAGATCGCCGAGGTCCGCGGCCTGCTGCCGACGATCCTCGAGCGTCAGCGCACCCAGCTGCTCGAGCGGCTGGCCGAGATGCGCACCGAGCTCGAGCCCCAGCGCCTGGAGGCCGAACTGGTGCTGCTGGCCCAGAAGGCCGACGTGGCCGAGGAGCTCGACCGGCTGGAGACCCACGTCGGCGAGGTCGAACGTCAGCTCGCCCAGAAGGGCCCGATCGGCCGCCGCCTGGACTTCCTGATGCAGGAGCTCAACCGCGAGGCCAACACCCTGTCGTCGAAATCGGTGGTCGCCGAGACCACCCGCTGTGCCGTGGAGCTCAAGGTGCTGATCGAGCAGATGCGCGAGCAGATCCAGAACATCGAGTAG
- a CDS encoding YfaZ family outer membrane protein produces MKAMMAWLGGLGLALATLNCQAGSLDLNLSDEAVQFAASGEVAPGIAVGGGLLDSEDRVDTQAVHAEVLGVERTRRYDIGVGARWAQLDTDAGDGGGLGLGGYGYAYVPQVPALSLGGYGFYTPGVVSAGDLERGLEYGLRARYGVTRNVDAYVGYRRLRADLDRPGGTRTLDSGAHAGVRLVF; encoded by the coding sequence ATGAAAGCGATGATGGCGTGGCTGGGCGGCCTCGGTCTGGCCCTGGCAACCCTGAACTGCCAGGCGGGCAGCCTGGATCTGAACCTGAGCGACGAGGCCGTGCAGTTCGCCGCCAGCGGCGAGGTCGCTCCGGGCATCGCCGTGGGTGGCGGTCTCCTCGACAGCGAGGATCGCGTGGATACCCAGGCCGTGCATGCCGAGGTGCTGGGGGTCGAGCGCACTCGTCGCTATGACATCGGCGTCGGCGCCCGCTGGGCCCAGCTGGATACCGATGCCGGCGACGGAGGTGGCCTGGGCCTGGGGGGCTACGGCTATGCCTATGTGCCGCAGGTGCCGGCGCTTTCGCTGGGCGGCTATGGCTTCTATACCCCGGGCGTGGTGAGCGCCGGCGACCTCGAACGAGGCCTGGAGTATGGCCTGCGGGCACGCTATGGCGTCACGCGCAACGTGGATGCCTATGTCGGCTATCGTCGCCTGCGCGCCGACCTCGACCGGCCCGGCGGTACCCGGACCCTGGACAGTGGCGCCCATGCCGGCGTGCGGCTGGTCTTCTAG
- the trmL gene encoding tRNA (uridine(34)/cytosine(34)/5-carboxymethylaminomethyluridine(34)-2'-O)-methyltransferase TrmL: MLDVVLYQPEIPPNTGNLIRLCANTGFRLHLIEPLGFALDDKRLRRAGLDYHEWARVRVHADWAAFLAEVAPRRVFAVSTRGRTGYHEPAYREGDALVFGPETRGLPQAMLDALPETQRLRIPMLAESRSLNLSNAAAVLVFEAWRQLEFVGAGLPGAGLPDSESIAAPRNEP, encoded by the coding sequence ATGCTCGACGTGGTGCTCTATCAGCCCGAGATACCGCCCAATACCGGCAACCTGATCCGCCTGTGTGCCAACACCGGCTTCCGACTCCACCTGATCGAACCGCTGGGCTTCGCCCTGGATGACAAGCGCCTGCGCCGTGCCGGCCTCGACTACCACGAGTGGGCCCGCGTCAGGGTGCATGCCGACTGGGCGGCCTTCCTCGCCGAGGTGGCGCCGAGGCGGGTGTTCGCGGTCTCGACCCGCGGCCGTACCGGCTATCACGAGCCCGCCTACCGTGAGGGCGACGCCCTGGTGTTCGGGCCCGAGACCCGCGGCCTGCCCCAGGCAATGCTCGATGCCCTGCCCGAGACCCAGCGCCTGCGCATCCCCATGCTGGCCGAGAGCCGCAGCCTTAACCTGTCCAATGCCGCCGCGGTGCTGGTCTTCGAGGCCTGGCGCCAGCTCGAGTTCGTGGGCGCCGGGCTTCCGGGGGCCGGTCTTCCCGACAGCGAGTCGATCGCCGCACCGAGGAACGAGCCATGA
- a CDS encoding putative bifunctional diguanylate cyclase/phosphodiesterase: MSASYNLTLVALSFGVAAIASLTALDLAGRVRASTGALGHAWLAGGAFAMGTGIWAMHFIGMLAMEMAATVGYDVPMTVLSLMAAILSAALALGVVHTGRLSRRRLGLGALVMGLGICLMHYLGMEAMEIQGALRYRPTLFLLSLAIAVSAAGLALWLAFHLNPAADRQPPLWQKGLAALVMAVGISGMHYTGMAAALYPEGGMPTASGGLSPHQLAVTVALVSTCIMVSALLISLFDAHLSSRNARLAASLREANRELKGMVYRDALTQLPNRLLLEERLDALLTAPPSMFAVFFVDLDRFKQINDSLGHHVGDALIQQAASRLQAAVRDIDTVARVGGDEFMVLLESEVTPDVAAALARRLVSTLDKPFQIEHSVVKASTSVGISLYPDHGGDKHALMIHADAAMYDAKQRGRNTFQFFEPDMTSHAERRSHLERRLRRAIEEGDLSLAYQPKVDVDSGRITGVEALLRWHDAELGTVTPDEIIPLAEDTGLIQPLGEWVLRTACRYARKWADEHGQALDMAVNISAVQLNDRHFVDRVKRVLADTGLPPCHLELELTESTLIRDPDHALEVLNALRELGVMLSIDDFGTGYSNMAQLRRFPIDRLKIDRTFLAEAVTNPQDMAIVTAVIALARSLDLRVVAEGIESEEQLALIRRLQSHEYQGFLCSQALPGDALESFLADRPQFDEPRPATSA, translated from the coding sequence ATGAGCGCCTCCTACAACCTCACCCTGGTCGCCCTCTCCTTCGGTGTCGCCGCCATCGCCTCGCTGACCGCCCTCGATCTGGCCGGCCGTGTCCGCGCCAGCACCGGCGCCCTCGGCCATGCCTGGCTGGCCGGTGGCGCCTTCGCCATGGGCACCGGCATCTGGGCGATGCACTTCATCGGCATGCTGGCCATGGAGATGGCCGCGACGGTGGGCTACGACGTCCCCATGACCGTACTCTCGCTGATGGCGGCGATTCTCTCCGCCGCACTCGCCCTGGGCGTCGTCCATACCGGCCGGCTGAGTCGCCGACGCCTGGGTCTCGGTGCCCTGGTCATGGGACTCGGCATCTGCCTGATGCACTACCTGGGCATGGAGGCCATGGAGATCCAGGGAGCGCTGCGCTATCGGCCGACCCTGTTCCTGCTCTCGCTGGCCATCGCCGTGTCGGCGGCGGGCCTGGCCCTGTGGCTCGCCTTCCACCTCAACCCGGCCGCCGACCGGCAGCCGCCGCTCTGGCAGAAGGGCCTGGCCGCGCTGGTCATGGCCGTGGGTATTTCCGGCATGCACTACACCGGCATGGCGGCGGCCCTTTATCCCGAGGGCGGCATGCCGACGGCGAGCGGCGGCCTGTCGCCCCACCAGCTCGCCGTCACCGTGGCCCTGGTGTCGACCTGCATCATGGTATCCGCGCTGCTGATCTCGCTGTTCGACGCTCACCTGTCATCGCGCAACGCCCGGCTCGCCGCCTCGCTGCGCGAGGCCAACCGGGAACTCAAGGGCATGGTCTATCGCGATGCGCTGACCCAGCTGCCCAACCGGCTGCTGCTCGAGGAGCGCCTGGACGCCCTGCTCACCGCCCCGCCTTCGATGTTCGCGGTGTTCTTCGTCGACCTCGACCGCTTCAAGCAGATCAACGACTCGCTGGGTCACCATGTCGGCGACGCGCTGATCCAGCAGGCGGCCAGCCGACTGCAGGCCGCGGTGCGCGACATCGACACCGTGGCCCGGGTCGGCGGCGACGAGTTCATGGTGCTGCTGGAGAGCGAAGTGACACCTGACGTGGCCGCCGCCCTGGCCCGACGCCTGGTCAGCACCCTGGACAAGCCCTTCCAGATCGAGCACAGCGTGGTGAAGGCCTCGACCAGCGTCGGCATCAGCCTCTATCCCGACCATGGCGGCGACAAGCACGCGCTGATGATCCACGCCGACGCGGCCATGTACGACGCCAAGCAGAGGGGCCGCAACACCTTCCAGTTCTTCGAGCCGGACATGACCTCGCACGCCGAGCGGCGCAGCCACCTGGAACGTCGGCTGCGCCGAGCGATCGAGGAAGGCGACCTGAGCCTGGCCTATCAGCCCAAGGTCGATGTCGACTCGGGCCGCATCACCGGCGTGGAGGCGCTGCTGCGCTGGCACGATGCGGAACTCGGCACGGTGACACCCGACGAGATCATACCGCTGGCCGAGGATACCGGGCTGATCCAGCCGCTCGGCGAATGGGTGCTGCGCACCGCCTGTCGCTACGCCCGGAAGTGGGCCGACGAGCACGGCCAGGCCCTCGACATGGCGGTCAATATCTCCGCCGTGCAGCTCAACGACCGCCACTTCGTCGACAGGGTCAAGCGCGTGCTGGCTGACACGGGCCTGCCCCCTTGCCACCTCGAACTCGAACTGACCGAGAGCACGCTGATCCGGGATCCCGACCACGCCCTGGAGGTCCTCAACGCGCTGCGCGAGCTGGGCGTGATGCTGTCCATCGACGACTTCGGCACCGGCTATTCGAACATGGCCCAGCTGCGTCGCTTCCCCATCGATCGCCTGAAGATCGACCGCACCTTCCTGGCCGAGGCGGTCACCAACCCACAGGACATGGCGATCGTGACCGCCGTGATCGCCCTGGCCCGCAGCCTCGACCTGCGAGTGGTCGCCGAGGGCATCGAGAGCGAGGAGCAGCTGGCGCTCATCCGCCGGCTGCAGAGCCACGAGTACCAGGGATTCCTGTGCAGCCAGGCCTTGCCGGGCGATGCGCTCGAGTCCTTCCTCGCCGACCGCCCGCAGTTCGACGAGCCTCGGCCGGCCACCTCGGCCTGA
- the rph gene encoding ribonuclease PH codes for MAEDFRRPSGRAPDEPREIRLTRDYTRHAEGSVLVEFGDTKVLCNASVEAGVPRWLRGKKQGWVTAEYGMLPRATHTRGGREATRGKQGGRTLEIQRLIGRSLRAAVNLKKLGEYTITVDCDVIQADGGTRTASITGGCVALIDAVRYLQREKLIKGDPFHQLISSVSVGIYNGVPVVDLDYPEDSRAGTDMNVVMAEGGGLIEVQGTAESGTYSRAELNAMLDLAEQAGASLFAHQREALGIRG; via the coding sequence ATGGCCGAGGACTTCCGGCGTCCCAGCGGACGCGCCCCCGACGAGCCCCGCGAGATCCGCCTGACCCGCGACTACACCCGTCACGCCGAGGGCTCGGTGCTGGTCGAGTTCGGTGATACCAAGGTGCTGTGCAACGCCAGCGTCGAGGCCGGCGTGCCGCGCTGGCTGCGCGGCAAGAAGCAGGGCTGGGTGACCGCCGAGTACGGCATGCTGCCTCGCGCCACCCACACCCGCGGCGGTCGCGAGGCGACCCGCGGCAAGCAGGGCGGCCGCACGCTGGAGATCCAGCGGCTGATCGGCCGCTCGCTGCGCGCGGCGGTGAACCTGAAAAAGCTGGGCGAGTACACCATCACCGTGGACTGCGACGTCATCCAGGCCGACGGTGGTACCCGCACGGCCTCGATCACCGGCGGCTGCGTGGCGCTGATCGACGCCGTGCGCTACCTGCAGCGCGAGAAGCTGATCAAGGGCGATCCCTTCCATCAGCTGATCAGCTCGGTCTCGGTGGGCATCTACAACGGCGTGCCGGTGGTCGACCTGGACTATCCCGAGGACTCCCGCGCCGGCACCGACATGAACGTGGTGATGGCCGAGGGCGGCGGGCTGATCGAGGTGCAGGGCACCGCCGAGTCCGGCACCTACAGTCGCGCCGAGCTCAACGCCATGCTCGACCTGGCCGAGCAGGCCGGCGCCTCGCTGTTCGCGCATCAGCGCGAGGCGCTGGGCATCCGCGGCTGA